AGGGAGGGTTCTCGCGCAAAAAAGGGCATAAATTAGAGTGAATCGTTACTAATGGGAAGGGAAACGCTGCAATAAACTTTAAATTTAACATAACCGAGCAGATATATTCAGCTTACAAATTTGATAGACGATATTACCGGTTTAACATTGAACTGTTGATGCAAAACAATCCCAGAACTCAAGATCAAATAACAAGCGCACAGACAGGCGAAAGCAAGGAAAAATTTAgattagttttaaaaaaattatgacatcataattatAAATTCCGTCACTAAAAATTACCATCTATGGCGTAAATATACAGTACACAAATTTTTAGCTTTAGGTGGTAATACTTCAATCAAATATTCCCTCATTATCAGGTATTGAATCTCCAGCACAACCTTCTAACACAAGTTGAATTCCTCAACGAAATATTTCTTCACCCTATTGATGCTGTCAGACTGTCAACGATATTACTGGAAGGAAATCCAATTATATGTTCTTGTGATTTGGTTCGCATTGTATCTTGTACAGTACGCAGAGATGATGCTTCTTGTTTGCTCATGATTGaggtaatttaaaaactatgaaatttgttttattagatAACCTATATATAGGTTCGTCAATGAACTAAAAATATTAGTATTTGCTCAATTCCAAAACGCATACAATCTATGGgaagttttgttttatatttgctAGTCTACTTGATTTTTATACGTTATTATAGTTATTATACATGTTACAGGAAGATACAAAGAATTCTGTTGACAATAGGAAAAGTGAGTACTCTATGTTTAAAATAACACGATCGaaatttggtatttttcaatgattttaCTTTACTAATTTCTCAATTTTATCTAAATTCAGGTCAAACACTGATTCCATTGTCTTATCTCAGTTACATATCCGAAGAAATGATGGCTTATTGCGTAAATCCTCGGGTAAGTAATTTTTCCCGGTGTTTGTTTCCTGGTATTCACAACACCATGTATAATTAATGTTGGTGGCGActctttaaaaaattgttttcatttttcaaatataaatacgaTAAATAGTACTTCACTATTCCCTTGTAGACCACCGAAACCAGACATTTAAAAACACCAACTCTGGGTTTACCTTAAAACCCGAAGACTTTTTTTTATGTAAAGTCATCTATAAGTACATCTGTTCAATTCTTGAAATGACCTCAGCGTATACGTACAATTTTGGGTagggtactcatgtagtatgtgaaccaagatggcgtacaccggaacatgtatgtgtaccagattagagtTGGGCCAAAATTCCagatataaatactacgggagtcacttggctagtccccgaactcgtaagaaaactaaaataaggaaaattagaataaaattatgtcctaatcCTAACATGgatacacataccacgttccgatgtccgccatcgtggtgcacatactacgggagcgcccaattTTGTCCTtgcgaataaaaataaatgctatGTAACATAACGATATTTAAAACCAGAACCAGTTCTGCATCGGAGTGATGTAGTTCATTCCACTGTTTAAATTTACTTATCCTTCATTGTATATCGTTTGCAATGTAGCCCACGTACAAAAGCAACGTACTGCACTATCGAACGAATTTTACTGcataaatgtttttattaacattaatacttattttcatatttaagtAATATGATGCAaggtatttttatgaaattgtaACACGCTTTTTGTTGAATTGTATAACTTCGATTAATTTAATTACGTTGCTTTAACAACTATGCTCCAAATTTCGCTATTGTACTTAGGGTTTGGTACTCCAAATATATATAGTTGGCCCATGTACAGTTCGGCTTTCTAGATTACCGCATcctaaattttcaatttaaacaaTATTCCTTCTCTCAATTTTGTACAGCAATCAGACGGTTGTTGCGAATTTATGGTTTTGCATTAAAACTGGTTATTTGGATTTCCTGACTTACCTAATGAGTAAATTTTACTCTTACTTTTTAaacacattttatttatttttccagTACCCATTTTCTGAGTTTGtaaaaattcaagaaaataattttaacaatcTGTTGTTGGATTATTCTGACTATGAAGAAAGATTATATCGACCACGTGACATAGGGAACAGGTTAGTTAGATGCAGGATAGGGCCTAAATATTTGCTCCAATGAAATATGAATGAATGTAACTAATCCTCTTTGTTTGCAGTATCAcacattttataatttatttgttatgcAACCGTCATAAGTAACATGACAAAAATAAACGAAACATGTAactaatgttttattttcagcCAAACAAGAATAAAAAAGATTGATTTCCCTTTGCTTTTGACCATGCTGGGATGGTTCCTTATGGTCGTCATTGGATTATGTCGCTTTATCAAAAGTAATACGTACGAGTATGAAATGCACAAAGACTACCTCATGAAATTGGATGAACAACAAAATTCAGAATTACAGAACGTCACAAATGTTGAAGTTCAAAACAGAGCGAGTGTTCCTGTTTCTGTAATTCGGTGTCCTATAATTACAGTTGAAGATGATGATGAAATAACGAAAGCAGATTTCAACGACGGGAAAAATGAACGGGCGAAATGAACAACAAAGGAAATTACTACAGAAGTTTACTCAGTAATACAGGAAAATGGTGTAGCTGTGCCAATTGATGCGAACAAGGACGCCCTGGAAATGTACCTTTTACGTAAAAAGCAATCCCTGTCGGGCAAAAAATTAGTTCTGTAACATTTCAAATCACTATTTGCCTGAGTTCTTGTGATACTTTCAACATGCGGCATTCGTAACTTCAAGATTTAGTCACCACATACTTCTTCGCAAAATACAGGACGGTATAGGCAAACGCCTTCGAAatttgatgaaataataaaGATCAAAACGAAATAgcatcaaatcttttacagcaACGGTAGTCTGACCACCAAATCACTAAGATGCAATCACGGAACCACGGGTAGGTGCGCAATTTCTTTGATGACGTCTTCACATAAAATTTCAAGTGAAAAGCGAATCCCataaagcccacagaaattgaaataaataaaagtaaaagcattctagcaacaacaacaatatttaactgctaaaataaaaaagcgatttttttctaaaaactaACTAACTATTCTAAcgacataataacaaaacgatccatgggGCTAAAAAAGAAAGTGATCGTTTTTCCAATAGTCATATAGATGAGGAAATCACTGGATGGTTGAGCTCTCTGTGTTTGATCAGATTTACCGTATACGAGTGTAATTCGATTTACGAAATCCGCTTCCAAGGTTTGCTTGTTTAACTAGTGTATAGGAATGTATAAGAAAACTTTCTAAGTTTTCATTTCCAACTTCataatatgtatttattttttgactattATTTTGCTTGTTTCGAAATATCATTTTAGTAGGCATCACATTTCTGCGATACCGCGGTGAGAAATTCCTGCAGTATACGATGATAAAGCGAAAACGATTTTAATCAGGATAGCTTGAATGCCGTTAAAAGACTAAATGCAATCGATAGCACGTAATGAAATGAGCATAAAGAAAGAATAATATTATGAACACGGAAGTTATACGTAGGTCTTTGTAATTTTCCTAGTTCTCTTCAATCAGTTTTTACACTATGCCACGGAAGGTTTGTATCCGAGATTTTTAACCTGTGGCGTCATCACGGTTAGACACAGAGTTCTAATCACTGATTTGCAACACAAAAACTGTACTTGTATgcttaatgtttttatttttaaaatgcagcTCAAGCATATAGGAAACAAAATATATGGTATAttccataaaatatatatcgcgaTAAAATACTGTAGCGGGTTGTCTAATTGCTTATTTACTACGATGCTCAAACTGGCAGTGTATTTCAAGTTTCAAAAATATCCTTAACATCTGCATGGGTCTgctgaatttcaattttataacaaattatatattacaATTACATTGTATAGCAGAGCTATAATTGCTTTGCAGTTGTTAATGGTATTGGTAAATCTTCCCGATTAAAGACACCAGTATGTTCACAAAGGTTGTTTCTGAAACAAAACGTACAGAGAAACAATATGAGTGACTATATATCGTAGTATTATAACATTCAGTATTACACATTCACATGTATATTTAGCTATGAATAAATTACCTGATTTGGACTTCCTTGTGTATACGGCGGAGGAGCATATGACGACTGTAAAATAACAACATTAAAGATATTAATGATATCTAATGAAACATAGTAGTGAGGCGTCACACGCCATAAGATTCAGGCATTACCACCTAATAGAATCATAACATTCCAAGCAAAGTAAAATTAATTAACGTGAAAACGAGCAAGTAATTTACGCATgggtaaataatataaatactgACTGCACTGTTACGTCAGTAACGTGGAATTGAATGATTGTGATGTATGGAACTTAGTAAACGCTGTCAGATGATATCACTGTGTATACATAATAATTCTCGTAATACTATGTACGTGTATTGCACAATAATAGCAAAACCATTCAACCAGTTTTGATATTGTTTTATTCACACGGtcgtatattttttaaacatcaTCCTACTCGTCGCAATATTGGAAAAGTCTAACATAAAATCATAGAAGGCTTACGTATACACAATAGTGATTATTTTGCTATATATTCATGGAATATATCCCGTTATAGCCAGCCCAACAATTTATGATTAATAAAAAAACTGCAATACATTCTTCAACTATCAAACGTCTATCGTTAAGTGCTCGTTGAATCAATATTTTGCCCTTTCTTCCGGTCTTTTGCCAAACAGagcaattaaatttatttttggtttATAAATGGGCCATATTATATGTCTCGATGTTATAatgaatattataatttaacCTGAGCTTGTTGCTGCTGGCCTTGTTGGTATCCTGGAGACTGGATTATAtatgaaagaaaacaaaaaattgaaacaccGCAGCGTAGCAGACGTTTTAACACAATAGAAACACGGGTAATATATTAGCTTTGTGTCATTGAGTAAATTCACCCTTCGCTGGATAGGAATTTGACAACGAATGAACGCTTTGTTATGATATTTCTACAAATAAAGAGACACGTCGACTGTAATGATTTGACACAAGCTTATATCCAAAAGTTAGAATGACTAAAACAACATTATTCATTTCAATATCGACAACATTATCTGAAGTCGATTGAAATAATTGTTCAACATACTTGTACTTGCGGGTAGTTTTGGGCTGCCTGAGATTGCACCATAGGTTGTTGCATCTGTGGATAATACTGCTGAGAGACTACAGTTGGTTGGCCTGAAATCAAGAATAAACATAGAAAAACCGGTTGACTCATTGGTTATTCGACCTATGATCATGTATATGCATACCGTAAGGTTGTGCCATGGGAACTTGAACGGTGGGTATGGTCATCACTGTAGTAGTTGCCATAACTCTTCCCTGTCAAACAAACGTTAACAAAGATACGTTATGTTGATAGAAATGCTGGATTACGTTCcgtttttgtttttctgttatgGCCATATTACAAAATGCTCTGCAATTTTTACACGAACGAGGGTCCAAAGCTAAACCATTTTACACGCATCGTATTCGAACTAAATTTTGTAGACTAGATAAAAATGCCATTTTTACTCtatcttttttttaaacagGGTGTATATGGCAGTTGAATAGGATTTTGAAACGAAAACACTCGACTAAAACTCGGACTCGGATAACCGCTAATGAGTTTTGAGTTGGGACTCGAAGATAATTTTGAGCAATTCGtggaaatagaaaaaaaatgaagaaagttAAAGATTTAACACGTAGATTAATGCTGTAATAAAAAAAGTCGACAAGTTAAGAATAGGAAATATATAGTTCGTATTGATGCCGATGTCCATGTTAGCAATACAAGTTTAATTATAAGTATTAACTATTCAAAGTTTGACTTTAAAACTTTACAATAAAGTTGGTTTACCGCAAAATTAAATCGAGGTGGCAATATGACTTACATGTCCCAACTATATAATGACCCTGGCTCGAATCGACTTGGgaaacattaaaatttgctGAGACTTGACCGAAGAAATAAAAGTTACTTGCTTTCATACAACATACCTGGTAATTATTCTGCCCGCATGATCCGCAACAACAGAAGGAGGAATGAATAATAGCTAATATGCAGGCGATGAATGCTAGAGCTGCAATTGTAGCGTGGATTCCTTGAGAAGAGCTCTTAATAAAAAGAAAAGATAAAACATGTGTATAAGATTTCTATGAGAGGTTGATCCTAATATTTAAATGTGACGTAATATTACCAAACTAGAgatttatataaattgtatAAGGTTCATGAGAGAAGAGATATGACGCGGTTATACCTTCTCTTTAAACGGGCTAaggtttcaaaaataaaaattcttttctGGGTATCGGTCTTCAAATTTCACGCAAGACGGTATAGCTGCATGCTTTGCTATTTACGCCTAGCAATGTTGGATTCTATATTAGTCAAGTCAGGCTTTAAACTGTGTTCGAACTTTAAGTGTTAAGTAGCTCACAAAGATCGGGTATTACCCCTTATTGTGATGAAGACGGAGGACGCAGCCTTTGCtgcatttttatcaaaatttgggCTCAGCGTTATTGCTATCGCAATGGAAGACAATGTTGATATTGACGTAACACAGTATacgaacaatatatatataatatatatataagaaacaaGCAGTATACCAAACACCCCCAACCGCAATATCCTGCCAACGCAGCTTCCGAAATTCCTACGCAGAACGACACGATTGCAGTTAATATTGAAACAACCATTCCAGCAATTACCTATAGAAAtacaacaataataataaagggCATACTGCTTCGCCGAACATCGAAATCTAACAAGACAGTCCTTACAAACAGAAAACAGTTAAAGACCGTTTCTACATTTGCGACGGTATGGGATGGGGTTAccattggaaaaaaaattggttAACTCTATAGTAAGGATaatagataaaataaaacaagagagcaatgctcaaatatacggacaaAAACGACAAAACATAGTTGTATCAACAGTTTTACAGTCTTACGGACAGCAATTTAACAACAAGAAGAATAAATATAcgaacaacaatttaacaaaacgatccgtAGGTCCACTCCTATAAACGAATTTCCGATAAATTGGATAAAGGGAATTCTCGCATATGAAAATACTCGTCGATCTTCTGATATTGTTCATGGAATTGAAAAGGGAATTCAGAAAGCAACCCGCAAATTGAGACCGATCGTCGTCGTAATGAGACAGCAATTTCTGTATGAGCCAGCGTTGATTGAGAATGAGCCAAAATTTATTTAGAATGAAAGAATAAATACTTACGTTGCAAGAGTGTGCTCCATAACCTGTGGATATTGCCAATGCTCCCGAAGCCACATACTgagtaaaattatacacaagtTAAAGACACTGAATGATGGTAAAATATCACAGTCAAATCCTAAAACCACAACTGAGCTTTTGATTCGTTTTCTTGGATTTTATTTATCTTAGTTTAGGTCAAAACATGGGGCTATAACCCAACCTATACGTTAATCTatgttgaaataaatcaaacaaaacagatcaaaaatttgtagtgaagtaataaaaaaatggcTGTCACGCAATAGCATAATATTACCAGATTAAGCTTTCAACTGGTAATTGGATGAATTAAACGTGGAtaaattatgacaaaacaagAGGAAATTATGAGTCAGTATCAGCCGTCACAACTCACAAGCGCTTCGAGGAaatgaattaaaacaaaatagctGTCTATGGGACTATATTTTCCATTCTAATTTAGTGAAATCTCTGTATACCAAGTGCGTCAACATAGAATAAATGTACGGCAGTTTGTTGAAACATATTTCATAAATCATTTTAATTACTTCTCATTATCATATAGATCAGAGGTGGCCAACTTGCTCTCGACCGCGATCGcctaaaatctttaaaatagctcacgatcgactgatcggtaataaggtcctacacaaaaacgaatgtagAATATgtagataactgcacacacgcatatatataaaaaaattcaaccgctgccaataagaagCCGTTGTGGGCGCATTCTTAATAAAATCGACATAAAATTTGTACTTTTCATGTTTCAATTAAGTTGTTGATATGGTTATTCAATTGAAACCGAAGAAAATGTTCcatcatttatttaagattttttttcaaattatacaattcagatataaggcgtgcctaatttttagtcgcAAGAgttgaaaattcttcaagaaaCCTTACCAAGTATTcatgtattatctaaacagcaaaaataaatattctcaaattatgaatgttacatgactgctcaaacttcagtatctaatttacaatttcctccaattTCGATTCTTCGATCGCTTGGAAACAGAAAACATTGCGCATTTTGATGACACTGCTGCCCTAGCGACTAAAAATTGTCACACTACTTTTTAGACAATACCCTTCGCATACTGTGAAGTTgttgtaggatcgtttgtcagtcaagacacgcgatattcggcccttcatttttaaaccttggtAGCGGCAAAACTTGCACTTTCCGGTCGATCACAATTGACGTCTTGGCCATACCCAGGATATAGATAACTACGGACGTGTTTGACTTGCGGGAACACACACTTATTTTACACTACTAAAAACTTCTAAATCGCTACATGGTAATCGCTACATTTCACAAAACATCTTACCCATCCTCCACACCAAATTCCGGATCCAACGTATCCATAGTATTGTGGACTCAGCGCAACACCTCCTAAAATTATACTCAATACCCCAACAGATAACAGTGCAATCTGGAATTAAATTTTACAACTAATCGAACGTTGACACTGCTATAGTTGAAGATTATAGAGTCGACATATGGATAATATACATACATACGCAGCAGGCCATTTGAATTGCGATGTGAGTCGGTAAGTTGATTCATGCGTTTGATTTCAAACCAACtatttttcaaatctgaaattgaatataattctGTTGAACGACTACACAACTTACCCCGAGTCCAGTAAAAACTTTCGCGAATTTTTTAGCAGGGTGGTCGACTGGAGGAGGCACAACCGCTGGTACCTGAATCACTTGAGTGTTTGGTATTGCCTGAGTTGTTGTGATAGTTGTTGCCATTTTCCTCGTGCTATTGCTCTAGTCATTTAACTGTATCttataaaatagtttatatttatatcgtaaaaaatgagaaaatattgataacatcagaaaatgatatatatgtatatatatacataagtcCACCAATTCAGTCGAGTAAATCATCATCGTTGTTCAAGAAGTTTATATGTAGCCTGATTAACTTTAGAATCACCATGATATAAATTAAAAGCTAAAGAGAAGCTAATCATTCAGCGTTCAATTGATCGTAAACCGaactattttttttagaaaaagtaGAGGCAACGTAACCAACACTTTATTGTTAGGGATTTCATGTTATTGTCTCTTCCATGGATAGAAACcttatttttaacattattgAAAGTAAAAATATAGCTCTCAGATGCATCTGtcgaaataataaatatgcCCGGGAATAAACTCCCTCTCCGACACTTCTATAATGATGTGACATCCGGCATTAACAAGAGCGAATGTTAACAATAAGTAAATCCAGCAATTCCTCAATTTACTATGATCGCTTACAGCCTTAAACCCATACTCGAAGTAGTCTTCACAAAAGGTTACAAAAACACAATGTGTATGAGGTAGGTTTATAAAGCTATTGAATACTTCGGCCCACTTTACTGTCAACATATGTACAATTTCATCACTTGCTCAAATAATTGAATCATCGATTTTATATCATGTACATCAATGTGGATTTTGATTTAATATATTCAGCATGATTGATAGTTCATAAGCAAAAATCAACATATCATTTTCgaaattttcaatcttttttattaCCCTGCAAAAATATGGTTTCGGATAATCATTCTGCATATCTTCAAGGCGtcaaaatacataataattttCAGCCACTCCCTATCACCAGAGCTtacatacaatatatattgttacattacataTGATTTTGTGCAGGCCCATACGAATCGCAACGTTTACCAACACAACTCTTTCAATACTTGCAGTGATATATGAAATCGACGAAGAAACGAAACTTGTTGAAATGAAAGTGGTTCCATATTTATAATTCCGACTAATTTAACAGGTATTTGCAAGTTAGTGAAAATTTCATCCCTAGCAGGCGGATGAAACAAATTTTACCAAGTAAATACCGACTGAGCTGATTACTCGACTGTTTATATTCGATTACTACATAAATACGTTTTACTATAATATTACTGATTGTGCCTACTTTTTTACCTACTAGCTTACTTTCAAATATCGTCCTGTGTATCCTACCTATCCTTCCCAATGAAACATAGTACAACAAGTCTGAAGTCATTAAAATCACAATGAGGTTTGCGCACACATTCATGCAAATCGCCAGACAAAGAGAGGTACGTCGCGGCACATACATCTGTGACATTTCCTTCAGGCTGTGCGTGAATTTAGCCCTGTTTTGCACCGGCCCCAATTTACAATCAGGAATACAATAAAATGTGTCTCGGTGAAAGCAAACAGCTGCGATGTTTTTTTCGGTGCCTAAAATCCCGATATATCCTCTGTTCAGAAAATAAGATATAAAAACTATGCGGATATAAAAACTATGATCATAAACCACCAATGCATTCAACGTTGTTTTTTTCAGCATATAACTTCTAAAGCACTACACTGTGTTGaactgttgaaaaaaaaattttcgtctACTAAAATAATAGTCATCCATTCACCTTATCGGCGGACATTGTCGGATGACACAATTGTAGATTTTGTCGCCTTTCTCGACGTATCAATTGAATAGACCTCTGGTGAACGCGGGATACTGGTACTTGACAATAGAACGTCAATACGACGCTAATTGCGTTTATTACACACACATAACCTCGTGTGCGTTTTGttgaataatattgaaaatcgcCCGATTTAAAAGTTAGAAAAGAGTATGTTTTTCCCATGCTTAAATGTCAGAAGAATAATAGGCACACAAAGTGCAAAGATTGGTGACCAAAAATGACCTAAAAAAACTAAATATCTCATTCAATCTCAAGGATTAAAAACGTCAGTAAAATTAATACACACAGGAACTAGTTGCATAACGAAGTCGACTGTGGCAATCTCCAAAAGCATTAATACTGtgcaaataaacaaatatcattATGTGGGCGATAGTTTAAAATGACACTTCCGAGTTTAATGAGCTTAGCCGTACTGcagttgaattattttattaaagtttTGAAATCAAACCAATGTTTGCCCAATTTGTATTGTcccatttttttgtttcacatatatatagtaAACATTCAGTTTAACGCAGACACCCCGCCCGGGAACCCGTTGCTATTCCTCTATTTCAGGGATTCTCGAACAGGCAGTCTATCTGTGGTCGGAGCATAGTAGTACATAATTGCGCAACAGAAGACGTTGCAATCACAACAACATTGTAATCTATTACGCGGTC
This is a stretch of genomic DNA from Styela clava chromosome 2, kaStyClav1.hap1.2, whole genome shotgun sequence. It encodes these proteins:
- the LOC120336363 gene encoding uncharacterized protein LOC120336363, producing MYQMRHFGRFSVILIIFNFTRNVSSIATRRPQKMNCPVECFCGEAVQLLRPPKSLNTTAEKGRFIQENTNEEENISSMILVNILQSIANKYYVYSSEYAVICFGHNVTSIPQSAGKPIKGVSNDGNFVIPAQSSILVLRHGSISAIKSIQLQKFLRVLDLSYNQIRFIASDAMQGLRRLQVLNLQHNLLTQVEFLNEIFLHPIDAVRLSTILLEGNPIICSCDLVRIVSCTVRRDDASCLLMIEEDTKNSVDNRKSQTLIPLSYLSYISEEMMAYCVNPRYPFSEFVKIQENNFNNLLLDYSDYEERLYRPRDIGNSQTRIKKIDFPLLLTMLGWFLMVVIGLCRFIKSNTYEYEMHKDYLMKLDEQQNSELQNVTNVEVQNRASVPVSVIRCPIITVEDDDEITKADFNDGKNERAK
- the LOC120336364 gene encoding uncharacterized protein LOC120336364 isoform X1; protein product: MATTITTTQAIPNTQVIQVPAVVPPPVDHPAKKFAKVFTGLGIALLSVGVLSIILGGVALSPQYYGYVGSGIWCGGWYVASGALAISTGYGAHSCNVIAGMVVSILTAIVSFCVGISEAALAGYCGWGCLSSSQGIHATIAALAFIACILAIIHSSFCCCGSCGQNNYQGRVMATTTVMTIPTVQVPMAQPYGQPTVVSQQYYPQMQQPMVQSQAAQNYPQVQSPGYQQGQQQQAQSSYAPPPYTQGSPNQKQPL
- the LOC120336364 gene encoding uncharacterized protein LOC120336364 isoform X2 produces the protein MATTITTTQAIPNTQVIQVPAVVPPPVDHPAKKFAKVFTGLGIALLSVGVLSIILGGVALSPQYYGYVGSGIWCGGWYVASGALAISTGYGAHSCNVIAGMVVSILTAIVSFCVGISEAALAGYCGWGCLSSSQGIHATIAALAFIACILAIIHSSFCCCGSCGQNNYQGRVMATTTVMTIPTVQVPMAQPYGQPTVVSQQYYPQMQQPMVQSQAAQNYPQVQSSYAPPPYTQGSPNQKQPL